The genomic segment GCCTCGAGATTCACCCGTCGGCCCCGAGACGGTCGGCCACGATATCCGCCAATGCGGCGCGGACCTGCTCTTCGGTCTGCTGCCGCGAGCCTGCGGAGTCAATCACCCTGAAACGATCCGGCTCCCGCCGAGCCGCCTCGAGGTAGCCCAGGCGCACTCTCCCGTAGAACTCCAGGTCTTCCGCGTCCAGGCGATCGACGCCACCCGGCTCTGCCTGCCGGCCCTGCCCCTGCCCGCGCTGCCTGGCCATCTCCGCGGGAAGATCGAACAAAAGCGTCCGATCGGGCACTCGCTCACCGGTCGCCAGCGCGTCGGCCCTGTGAAGCAGCTCGAGCGGCACGCCGCGACCGAATCCTTGATACGCGAAGGTCGAATCCGTGAAGCGATCGCAGAGAACCACAGTGCCCCGCGCGATCGCCGGATCGATGACCTCGAGAAGATGTTGCCTGCGGCTGGCGAACACCATCAACGTCTCGACGGTTCCGTCCAGCGCACCCCAACGGGGATCCAGAAACAGCGAGCGAATGGCGTCGCCGAGTGGCGTCCCTCCCGGCTCGTGGGTCACGAGCACCCGGACTCCGGAGTCTTCAAACCAGTCTCGCGCGGTGATCAGGTGGGTCGATTTGCCGCTGCCGTCCAGCCCTTCGAAGGTGATGAAGCTAGGCGTCATGCCGGAAAACATAGCACGCACAACCCACCCTTTGGGTGGGCTGAAACCGCGCTCCTTTGGTGGGTTGACAGAGTGGCCGGCTTTGACCAGGATTCACTTGGAACTCGGCCGACCCAAATCAACCTCTCATCGACCGACCCTCCCAAACAAACAATGAAGTTCTTGATACCTCGCGAGCGTCACGCCGCCGAGCACCGGGTGGCGGCAACCCCCGAAACCATCCAACACCTCCTCGAGCAAGGCCACTCCGTCATCGTCGAATCGGGCGCGGGCCGGGCCGCTTCCTTCCCGGATTCAGAGATGAAGACGGCCGGCGCGGAGATTGTCGAGAAGATCACCTGGTCCGATGTGGAGGCCCTACTCAAGGTTGGACCGCTGTCCACGGACGACGTCGACAAGCTGCCGGAAGGCTGCCTGGTGATCGGCCTCCTGGATCCCTACATGCATCCGGAGACGGTTGCTCGTCTTATCGAGAGGAGAGTCACCTCGTTCGCGCTCGAGCTCGTACCTCGAATCACGCGCGCGCAGACCATGGATG from the bacterium genome contains:
- a CDS encoding dTMP kinase, translating into MTPSFITFEGLDGSGKSTHLITARDWFEDSGVRVLVTHEPGGTPLGDAIRSLFLDPRWGALDGTVETLMVFASRRQHLLEVIDPAIARGTVVLCDRFTDSTFAYQGFGRGVPLELLHRADALATGERVPDRTLLFDLPAEMARQRGQGQGRQAEPGGVDRLDAEDLEFYGRVRLGYLEAARREPDRFRVIDSAGSRQQTEEQVRAALADIVADRLGADG